A single region of the Lactobacillus xylocopicola genome encodes:
- a CDS encoding flavodoxin family protein: MIKINIIFVNASQNRAGNTSRLGTDFLKNRVFQQINLVDYKIYQINQNFSDDQFGEIFYKLQHADWIILGTPAYWHDMSGYLKVFIERIGQSSGLETLAGKSLSVFIHGSNPTDTIEPVTRIIKRFSSVANMKYVDIQQNF; this comes from the coding sequence GTGATCAAAATAAATATTATTTTTGTTAATGCTAGTCAAAACCGGGCAGGAAATACTAGTCGGTTAGGTACGGACTTTCTGAAAAATCGAGTTTTCCAGCAAATCAACCTAGTAGATTATAAAATTTACCAGATTAACCAAAACTTTTCAGACGATCAATTTGGCGAAATATTTTATAAATTGCAACATGCAGATTGGATTATATTAGGTACACCCGCATACTGGCACGATATGAGTGGCTACCTCAAAGTTTTTATTGAACGAATCGGCCAAAGTTCTGGCCTTGAGACTTTAGCAGGTAAAAGCCTTTCCGTATTTATTCACGGAAGTAACCCCACAGACACTATCGAGCCCGTCACTAGAATCATAAAACGTTTTAGCAGTGTAGCAAACATGAAATACGTAGATATTCAGCAAAACTTTTAG
- a CDS encoding flavodoxin family protein, whose product MKNKGHLLKTFSLLLTIFALVLGTVAVTNSLNSNTSPVTAKSKTKAKCKTKAKAGIKKQFVNPRHTSQSAKRVFLNASENKNGNTSNLAKKIFGNRSYQQINLTDYNIPQIGQGDGDFNKVWNQLKNADVLVIGTPVYWSNMSGYLKTFIDHLKINDDLKGDDLYVIVQGSDANQTLAINSTYGTLKRVSVRFGLNFVGIAQTDRQATQLHNKMIGQK is encoded by the coding sequence ATGAAAAACAAAGGCCATCTTCTAAAAACATTTTCCCTTCTATTAACCATATTTGCTTTAGTTCTTGGCACCGTTGCAGTAACTAACAGCCTTAATTCTAATACTAGCCCCGTTACTGCTAAATCTAAAACTAAAGCAAAGTGCAAAACTAAAGCTAAGGCCGGAATTAAAAAGCAATTTGTTAACCCGCGCCACACTAGTCAAAGTGCCAAAAGAGTTTTCCTCAATGCTAGTGAAAATAAAAATGGTAACACTTCAAATTTAGCCAAAAAGATTTTTGGCAATCGGTCATACCAACAAATTAACTTAACAGACTATAACATTCCTCAAATTGGCCAAGGCGATGGCGATTTCAATAAGGTTTGGAATCAGCTAAAAAATGCTGATGTACTTGTGATAGGTACACCCGTCTATTGGTCAAACATGTCAGGTTATCTAAAAACTTTCATCGATCATCTAAAAATTAACGATGACCTTAAAGGAGATGATCTATACGTAATTGTTCAAGGTTCAGATGCAAACCAAACACTAGCTATTAATTCTACCTATGGTACATTGAAGCGGGTTTCAGTACGATTTGGGTTGAATTTTGTGGGGATAGCACAAACCGACCGGCAAGCTACGCAATTACATAACAAAATGATTGGTCAAAAGTAA
- a CDS encoding MalY/PatB family protein produces MEKYDFINAPDRRGVDSVKWDVKPGELPMSLADMDFKTAPEIIAAMQEKVELGAFGYEWPGDDYFKAVADWYEQEHNHRPQREWMIFTTGVVPALSSIVRHVSQIGDNVLVQEPVYNIFYNSIENNGRHVLANDLLFDGESYAIDWADLEQKLAQPLTTLMIFCNPHNPIGKVWTRQEVQRVADLCQQYHVVLVSDEIHGDLVRSGEDYTPAFTVTGAAQDKVISLVSPSKTFNVAALHAATVIVPRENIRNIVNRGLNSEELAEPNLLAIPGTIAAYERGHDWRQALLAQLNANFAFARNLINENLPEVKVIAGTATYLMWLDVHQIERDAQKLAEFLRAQTGLLVSPGSIYRGNGHDFIRMNLACPLKMVDDGLQRLQEGIAQYQK; encoded by the coding sequence ATGGAAAAGTATGATTTTATCAATGCACCAGATCGACGTGGGGTTGATTCTGTCAAGTGGGATGTTAAGCCAGGTGAGTTGCCCATGTCGCTGGCCGACATGGACTTTAAGACTGCACCAGAAATTATTGCGGCAATGCAAGAAAAGGTTGAACTAGGTGCCTTTGGCTATGAGTGGCCGGGAGATGACTATTTTAAGGCGGTGGCTGACTGGTATGAACAGGAGCACAATCACCGCCCGCAGCGCGAGTGGATGATTTTTACCACGGGCGTGGTACCCGCTCTCTCATCGATTGTTCGCCACGTTTCCCAGATTGGTGACAACGTCTTGGTACAAGAGCCAGTTTATAATATTTTTTATAATTCAATTGAGAACAACGGCCGCCATGTGCTAGCTAATGACCTGCTCTTTGACGGCGAGAGCTATGCGATTGATTGGGCTGACCTTGAACAAAAATTGGCCCAGCCACTGACTACACTGATGATTTTCTGCAACCCGCACAATCCAATTGGTAAAGTCTGGACGAGGCAGGAAGTCCAGCGGGTAGCTGACTTATGTCAGCAATACCATGTAGTGCTAGTGTCTGATGAAATCCATGGTGACTTAGTCCGATCTGGCGAAGATTACACGCCCGCTTTTACGGTTACGGGTGCAGCGCAAGATAAGGTGATTTCACTTGTATCGCCTAGTAAAACCTTTAATGTGGCGGCTCTACATGCAGCAACGGTAATTGTTCCACGTGAAAACATCCGCAATATTGTCAATCGCGGACTTAACAGTGAGGAATTGGCTGAGCCTAACTTACTAGCTATCCCAGGTACAATTGCGGCTTATGAACGGGGACACGATTGGCGCCAGGCTCTCCTAGCCCAGTTGAACGCCAATTTTGCTTTTGCCCGTAACTTAATCAATGAAAATCTGCCTGAGGTAAAAGTGATTGCGGGTACGGCGACCTACTTAATGTGGCTAGATGTACATCAGATTGAGCGGGATGCACAAAAGTTGGCCGAGTTTCTGCGCGCCCAGACTGGGCTACTTGTCTCCCCCGGCAGTATCTACCGCGGCAACGGCCACGACTTTATCCGTATGAACCTGGCCTGTCCGTTGAAGATGGTTGATGACGGGCTGCAGCGACTACAAGAAGGTATAGCGCAATATCAAAAATAG
- a CDS encoding DUF3737 family protein: protein MNIIENHYYDGERALFGLENTELKGITFGSGESPLKEAKNIKLQDSIFKWKYPLWYDTGVEVENTTFETMARSGIWYTKNITVKNSALQAPKLFRRAQGIVLDHVHFANAEETMWTCKDIRITNSQINGDYFGKDSENIYLDHVSVIGNYSFDGAKNIEVHNSTFISKDAFWNCENVTVYDSTIDGEYLAWNGHKLKFINCTIESEQGLNYIDELEIVNTSLMHTDLAFEYVSRVTAEITSKIDSVKNPISGKISAPAIGNLIVDSDKVDPSKTEIACAKIGAKVDRSDQNQKPGD, encoded by the coding sequence ATGAACATTATTGAAAATCACTATTATGATGGCGAGCGGGCGCTCTTTGGCTTGGAAAACACTGAACTAAAAGGAATTACTTTTGGTAGCGGGGAATCTCCACTGAAGGAAGCCAAAAACATTAAACTCCAGGATTCGATCTTTAAATGGAAGTATCCGCTCTGGTATGATACGGGCGTTGAAGTTGAAAATACTACCTTTGAAACCATGGCCCGCAGTGGTATTTGGTATACCAAAAATATCACAGTCAAGAACTCGGCCCTGCAGGCTCCTAAACTATTCAGAAGAGCTCAGGGGATTGTGCTAGACCATGTTCACTTTGCTAATGCCGAAGAAACCATGTGGACCTGCAAGGATATTAGAATTACCAACAGCCAGATTAACGGCGACTACTTTGGCAAGGACAGCGAGAACATCTACCTGGATCACGTCAGCGTGATTGGTAACTACTCTTTTGATGGTGCTAAGAATATTGAGGTCCATAATTCTACCTTTATTTCTAAGGATGCCTTTTGGAACTGTGAGAATGTGACTGTCTACGATTCAACCATCGATGGTGAATACCTGGCCTGGAACGGCCACAAGCTTAAGTTTATTAACTGCACGATTGAAAGTGAACAGGGCCTCAACTATATTGATGAATTGGAAATAGTCAATACGAGTCTGATGCACACGGACCTGGCCTTTGAATATGTTTCACGTGTAACTGCGGAAATCACAAGCAAGATTGACAGCGTCAAAAACCCCATTTCGGGTAAGATTTCGGCACCTGCAATTGGTAACTTAATTGTTGATTCGGACAAGGTTGATCCCAGCAAAACTGAAATCGCTTGTGCTAAAATTGGAGCAAAAGTGGATCGTTCAGATCAAAACCAGAAACCAGGGGATTAA
- a CDS encoding cyclophilin-like fold protein, with protein sequence MGVSILAAPAATLQLKMLNLTINGYHFTATLTNNSSAQALVDWIGPDGKTLELDDYAGMEKVGELGTSLPCNDQQTTTQAGDLILYQGDKFVIYYGPNSWNFTRLGQIDNLKVTDFKQILGNGGITVKLTIN encoded by the coding sequence TTGGGCGTTAGCATACTTGCAGCACCCGCAGCAACGCTACAACTAAAAATGCTAAATTTAACTATCAATGGGTACCACTTTACCGCAACACTGACTAATAATTCTTCAGCTCAAGCCTTAGTCGATTGGATTGGTCCAGACGGTAAAACCTTAGAGCTCGATGACTATGCAGGAATGGAAAAAGTCGGTGAATTAGGTACAAGTTTGCCCTGCAATGACCAACAAACTACTACCCAGGCCGGTGACTTAATCCTCTACCAGGGAGACAAGTTTGTAATTTATTACGGACCTAATTCATGGAACTTTACCAGACTAGGCCAAATCGACAACCTCAAGGTTACGGACTTTAAACAAATACTGGGAAACGGCGGGATTACCGTCAAATTGACCATTAACTAA
- a CDS encoding dihydrofolate reductase family protein produces MIRPKTTLFILTSLDGRITGNFSKALPTKYSSKIFQQIGFEHALTEDYNFQGWIYGSNTSTSYFAKGTPVINEDVPLVTAGDYISPVAHDVHYIALDRKGQLNWKSNTTSYEGHPAGVIEVLTDQASNGYKHFLRERHISYLMAGHQNIDLPLLLTKLVEIYHMSNILLGGGGILNWSFLSAGLCDEVAMLVTPAIDGLADTARLFNSQFAGDPHPIGFTLKECRVLKESNLWLRYTPNNVSARDQAAG; encoded by the coding sequence ATGATTAGACCAAAAACAACGCTTTTCATCTTAACTTCACTGGATGGACGCATTACCGGCAACTTCAGCAAGGCACTTCCGACAAAATATTCTTCTAAAATTTTCCAGCAGATTGGGTTCGAACACGCCCTAACTGAAGACTATAACTTTCAGGGTTGGATCTACGGCAGCAATACTTCCACTTCATATTTTGCCAAGGGAACGCCCGTGATTAACGAAGACGTGCCCCTAGTAACTGCGGGGGACTATATCAGTCCTGTCGCTCACGACGTCCACTACATCGCCCTAGACCGCAAGGGCCAACTCAACTGGAAGTCGAACACAACAAGCTATGAAGGACATCCAGCCGGTGTAATCGAAGTGTTAACAGACCAGGCAAGTAACGGCTACAAGCACTTCTTGCGCGAACGTCATATTTCTTACCTGATGGCTGGCCACCAAAACATTGACCTGCCCCTACTGTTAACCAAGTTAGTCGAAATTTACCACATGTCTAATATTTTATTGGGCGGCGGCGGAATTCTGAACTGGAGCTTCCTTTCCGCAGGTCTATGTGACGAAGTTGCAATGCTGGTTACACCTGCAATCGACGGGCTGGCGGACACTGCACGCTTATTTAACTCACAGTTTGCAGGCGATCCGCATCCGATCGGCTTTACGCTCAAAGAATGCCGTGTATTAAAAGAAAGCAACTTGTGGCTGCGCTACACACCCAACAACGTCAGTGCGCGTGATCAGGCTGCGGGTTAG
- a CDS encoding isochorismatase family cysteine hydrolase, with protein MVNNLLLCIDIQDQTMLLLAGKAAFLKRVNRIINAFRQANQPIIYVCQAHRGHLYKGLIIEDDAPIYTKQHPSAFTNIELARRIQEEQPQNIVVVGLMSQACVQATCKAAVQRKYSVVLVSDAHDSVIKPFRQYYNWRLTKLGIRCITTEVLLQEL; from the coding sequence ATGGTAAATAATCTTCTCTTATGTATTGATATTCAGGATCAAACAATGTTGCTTTTAGCAGGAAAAGCGGCTTTTTTAAAACGTGTTAATCGTATTATTAATGCTTTTCGACAAGCTAATCAACCAATAATTTATGTTTGCCAAGCTCATCGCGGACATCTATACAAGGGACTGATAATTGAAGATGATGCGCCAATATATACCAAACAACATCCCAGCGCGTTTACCAATATCGAATTGGCCCGCAGAATACAGGAGGAGCAGCCGCAAAATATTGTAGTAGTGGGACTAATGAGCCAAGCATGTGTTCAAGCTACTTGTAAAGCCGCTGTGCAGAGAAAGTATTCAGTGGTATTGGTTTCGGATGCCCACGATTCAGTTATTAAACCGTTTCGTCAATACTATAACTGGCGACTAACAAAGCTGGGTATTCGTTGTATTACCACGGAAGTACTGCTGCAAGAATTATAA
- a CDS encoding type II toxin-antitoxin system PemK/MazF family toxin, whose amino-acid sequence MFGNESAPQQGDIVWIDAEPHAGHEYGGHNSTTGNIRRPLLVISSDLYNERTGMIVGFPITSKVPNGFPAGLQINGSKIHGTAILTNLLGYDYKARAGEVADHVNPAILVEALDAIRDIFAINN is encoded by the coding sequence ATGTTTGGTAATGAATCTGCTCCACAACAAGGAGATATTGTTTGGATAGATGCAGAGCCTCATGCAGGGCATGAATATGGCGGACATAATTCTACAACAGGCAATATTCGGAGGCCACTTTTGGTCATTAGCTCTGATCTTTATAATGAGCGTACCGGGATGATTGTGGGCTTCCCAATTACCTCTAAAGTGCCAAATGGCTTCCCAGCCGGATTACAGATTAACGGTAGTAAAATTCATGGTACTGCAATTTTAACTAACCTATTGGGCTATGATTATAAAGCCCGCGCAGGTGAGGTGGCAGATCATGTAAATCCAGCAATACTGGTAGAGGCATTGGATGCGATTAGAGATATTTTTGCTATTAATAATTAA
- the mazE gene encoding type II toxin-antitoxin system PemI/MazE family antitoxin yields the protein MTVKIRKQGNSLMVTVPAGFNIKENAEYSPVMDANGIISYVPVHKNLFEQFPDYDFKTAIRKMNLNDNGEVRGNENVW from the coding sequence ATGACAGTGAAAATAAGAAAGCAGGGCAATTCATTAATGGTAACCGTTCCTGCCGGTTTCAATATTAAGGAGAATGCTGAATATAGCCCTGTTATGGATGCCAATGGTATCATCTCCTACGTTCCCGTACATAAAAATTTATTTGAGCAATTTCCCGATTATGATTTTAAAACTGCGATTCGCAAAATGAATTTGAATGACAACGGGGAAGTACGGGGCAATGAGAATGTTTGGTAA
- a CDS encoding branched-chain amino acid aminotransferase, with protein MKQKLAELDWQNLGFQYRDLPYRYEAKFKDGKWQQGNLVEDATIKLSEAAEILHYGQEIFEGLKAYRREDGKINLFRPEQNAHRFTLSAERLAMPPFPEDRFVEAVKEVVRANEEFVPPYDSGATLYLRPFMVGTSNVLGVTAADEYLFRIFAVPVGAYIKGLNPAAYLVSDYDRAAYNGTGQAKTSGNYASSLLPSVEAHQHGFADCLYLDPREHKYVDEFGGANFFGITQEGQFVTPQSKSILVSITKRSLLELAERMGLNPVERQITLEEAFTMKEAGAMGTAAVISPVGSITYQGVKHVIYSEDQTGPITTKLYHELVDIQYGNKPGPAGWVQTLE; from the coding sequence ATGAAACAAAAATTAGCAGAACTAGATTGGCAAAACTTAGGCTTTCAGTATCGCGACCTGCCATACCGGTACGAAGCAAAATTTAAGGATGGTAAGTGGCAGCAGGGGAACTTGGTTGAAGATGCCACTATCAAGCTGTCTGAGGCCGCTGAAATTCTGCATTACGGCCAAGAAATCTTCGAGGGGCTCAAGGCATACCGCCGCGAAGACGGTAAGATCAACCTTTTTCGGCCCGAGCAGAATGCGCACCGCTTCACCCTGTCAGCTGAGCGTCTGGCCATGCCACCATTTCCTGAAGACCGGTTCGTTGAAGCTGTAAAGGAAGTGGTTCGTGCTAATGAAGAATTTGTCCCACCATATGATAGTGGAGCAACCCTCTACCTAAGGCCCTTCATGGTCGGTACGTCTAATGTTTTAGGGGTGACGGCCGCTGATGAATACCTCTTTCGGATCTTTGCTGTGCCGGTTGGTGCCTATATTAAGGGGCTGAATCCGGCCGCTTATCTGGTCAGTGACTATGACCGTGCTGCTTACAATGGTACTGGTCAAGCCAAGACATCAGGAAATTATGCCAGCAGCTTGCTGCCATCAGTTGAGGCCCACCAGCATGGCTTTGCTGATTGCCTCTACTTGGATCCGCGGGAGCATAAGTATGTAGACGAATTTGGCGGAGCCAACTTCTTCGGTATTACCCAGGAAGGGCAGTTCGTTACGCCCCAATCGAAGTCAATTTTAGTTTCGATTACCAAGCGCTCACTTTTGGAACTGGCGGAGCGGATGGGCTTAAACCCGGTAGAGCGCCAGATTACTTTGGAAGAAGCCTTTACCATGAAAGAAGCGGGGGCAATGGGGACAGCAGCGGTAATCTCCCCGGTGGGCTCAATTACCTATCAAGGCGTAAAGCATGTCATCTACAGCGAGGACCAGACCGGACCAATCACAACCAAGCTCTACCATGAATTAGTCGATATCCAATACGGTAATAAACCAGGTCCAGCAGGCTGGGTGCAGACATTGGAATAA
- a CDS encoding ATP-dependent Clp protease ATP-binding subunit, translating to MAYFDNEFDNLFNELNNSFFNNTSGNNGSIPIHYASSMHASPQQFNQNGQTQQQTQAEKPLGVDLVEQAKQSKYDPVIGRDEQIQEVIEILSRRKKNNPVLVGPAGVGKTAIVEGLAQKIAEGDVPDKMKDKHIIAVNINDMVAGSSLRGSFEERLKGVIDQAKQNPNIILFIDELHNIVGAGSTDSENNSGDAANILKPALASGDLNLIGATTTSEYRRIENDSALARRFQPVQVPEPSTEVTVKILEGLKQRYEDYHHVKYAESALKLAVELSQRYIQGRYLPDKAIDLMDEAGAKKGLGAVPSDKAGLQKKIDQLEAAKATAAKNEDYAKASDLKTKIDQLRDQLKHVDDATMPQVTDQDIYALIEAKTKIPMSELHASESQKNLDLAAKLKRAVIDQADAINVITDAIARKQVFKDNNRPTGSFLLTGPTGVGKTELAKQLAIQLFGGEDHLIRLDMSEYQDQMAVNKLIGSAPGYVGYGEGGQLTEKVRHQPYSLILLDEIEKANPQVFNALLQIMDDGRLTDAQGRTVSFKDTILIMTSNAGYSDNLLQNGKVDHDKLVSALEAYFRPEFLNRLDAIVPFNSLTRSDMTKIIDLYLDKMAHVLTKKGVKVDVSATAKAYLADKGYDKKFGARPLRRVVEQDLETPIAKLLMQEPDTKEVKFTADQQHVYLNGKAILEIAAKPEATSTKKAE from the coding sequence TTTATTTAACGAATTAAACAATTCTTTTTTTAATAATACAAGTGGTAACAATGGTTCGATTCCCATTCATTACGCCAGCAGCATGCATGCATCGCCGCAGCAATTTAACCAAAATGGACAAACGCAGCAGCAAACGCAAGCAGAAAAGCCGCTGGGAGTTGACTTAGTTGAACAAGCTAAGCAGAGCAAGTACGATCCAGTCATTGGTCGTGATGAGCAAATTCAGGAAGTAATTGAAATTTTAAGCCGGCGCAAAAAGAATAATCCGGTTCTGGTAGGACCTGCCGGTGTTGGTAAGACTGCAATTGTTGAGGGTCTGGCACAAAAAATAGCCGAGGGTGATGTTCCTGACAAGATGAAGGACAAGCACATCATTGCTGTTAATATTAATGACATGGTGGCTGGTTCCAGTCTGCGCGGTAGTTTTGAAGAACGGTTGAAAGGGGTTATTGACCAGGCCAAGCAGAATCCTAACATCATTCTCTTCATTGACGAATTGCATAACATTGTTGGTGCTGGATCAACTGATTCGGAAAACAACAGTGGAGATGCTGCTAATATCTTGAAACCAGCCCTGGCTAGTGGTGACTTAAACCTGATTGGTGCAACGACGACCAGCGAATATCGCCGGATTGAAAATGACTCAGCGCTAGCCCGGAGATTCCAACCGGTACAAGTTCCAGAACCATCTACTGAGGTGACGGTGAAAATCCTTGAAGGTTTAAAGCAGAGATATGAGGACTACCACCATGTAAAGTACGCTGAAAGTGCATTAAAACTTGCGGTGGAATTATCACAGCGCTACATTCAGGGCCGTTACTTGCCAGACAAGGCAATTGATTTGATGGATGAAGCAGGGGCCAAGAAAGGGCTTGGTGCTGTTCCAAGTGATAAAGCTGGCTTGCAAAAGAAAATTGACCAGCTTGAAGCCGCCAAGGCAACGGCTGCTAAAAATGAAGACTATGCTAAAGCCAGCGACTTAAAGACGAAAATTGACCAGCTGCGCGACCAGTTAAAGCATGTTGATGATGCTACAATGCCGCAAGTGACTGATCAAGATATTTATGCCTTAATTGAAGCTAAAACCAAGATTCCGATGAGTGAACTGCATGCTAGTGAAAGCCAAAAGAATCTTGACTTGGCTGCCAAATTAAAGCGTGCTGTCATTGATCAGGCTGATGCGATTAACGTAATCACTGATGCGATTGCCCGTAAGCAGGTCTTTAAGGATAACAACCGGCCAACTGGCTCCTTCTTGCTGACTGGGCCAACTGGGGTTGGTAAGACTGAGCTGGCCAAGCAACTGGCAATTCAACTGTTTGGCGGTGAAGATCACCTAATCCGGCTCGATATGTCGGAATACCAAGACCAAATGGCGGTTAATAAGCTGATTGGTTCAGCACCAGGTTATGTAGGGTACGGTGAAGGCGGCCAACTAACTGAGAAGGTGCGTCACCAGCCGTATAGCTTAATTTTACTGGACGAAATTGAAAAGGCTAACCCGCAAGTCTTCAATGCCTTATTGCAAATTATGGATGATGGTCGATTGACTGATGCACAGGGCAGAACGGTCTCTTTCAAAGACACAATTCTCATCATGACGTCTAATGCTGGTTATTCTGATAACTTATTGCAGAATGGCAAGGTTGATCATGATAAATTGGTTAGCGCGCTTGAGGCATACTTCAGACCCGAATTTTTGAACCGGTTAGATGCAATTGTGCCATTCAACTCATTGACTAGGAGTGATATGACTAAGATTATTGATCTCTATCTAGATAAGATGGCGCATGTTCTGACCAAGAAAGGGGTCAAAGTCGATGTTTCTGCTACCGCTAAGGCTTATTTAGCAGACAAGGGTTATGACAAGAAGTTTGGCGCTCGTCCGCTGCGCCGGGTTGTTGAACAAGACTTGGAGACGCCAATTGCCAAGCTACTTATGCAAGAACCAGACACTAAAGAGGTCAAGTTCACGGCTGACCAGCAGCACGTTTACCTAAATGGTAAGGCAATTTTAGAAATTGCGGCCAAGCCTGAAGCTACTTCAACCAAAAAAGCAGAATAA